The Alosa sapidissima isolate fAloSap1 chromosome 16, fAloSap1.pri, whole genome shotgun sequence genome has a segment encoding these proteins:
- the LOC121685401 gene encoding cytochrome P450 26C1 has product MFVFGTTLISALVSALTSVLPALLLLALSRQLWTFRWTITRDKDCKLPLPEGSMGWPLVGETFHWLFQGSSFHISRRERHGTVFKTHLLGKPVIRVTGAENIRKILLGEHNLVCTQWPQSTRIILGPHTLVNSVGDLHKTKRKILAKVFSRGALETYLTRLQDVVKSEIAKWCAEAGSVDVYAAARSLTFRIAVTVLLGLRLEEDRIIYLSKIFDQLMNNLFSLPIDAPFSGLRKGIKAREILHASIEKIIEEKLQKQHSEEYCDAFDYMLSAAKENDYEMTLQELKETAVELIFAAHSTTASASTSLILQLLKHPDVVEKARKELVIEGLGGEKHSNNVAPEHIEPSWKSMSAVPLNDASTDQGQRCPEAERLLNTSNGVRIGYTVDNEASRVQVPYLSLEKLTQLRYVDCVVKEVLRFLPPVSGGYRTVLQTFELNGYQIPKGWSVMYSIRDTHETAAVYQSPELFDPDRFNADRDESKSGRFNYVPFGGGVRTCIGRELAVIILKTLTIELLGTAEWRLVTKKYPRMQTVPIVHPVNGLHVNFSFRNFSGCNSHNQTSYI; this is encoded by the exons ATGTTCGTGTTCGGGACTACTCTGATATCTGCGCTGGTCTCCGCGCTCACGTCGGTTTTGCCTGCGCTACTCCTGCTTGCGCTATCCCGGCAACTCTGGACATTCCGGTGGACCATCACACGGGACAAGGACTGCAAGCTCCCGTTACCTGAGGGTTCTATGGGTTGgccgctggtcggggaaacttTCCACTGGCTTTTTCAG GGGTCCAGTTTCCATATTTCTAGGAGAGAGAGGCATGGCACCGTGTTTAAAACACATCTATTGGGGAAACCTGTCATTCGTGTGACTGGTGCAGAAAACATCCGTAAAATTCTGCTGGGAGAACACAACCTGGTGTGCACGCAATGGCCCCAGAGCACGCGTATCATCCTTGGACCCCACACTTTGGTCAATTCTGTGGGGGATCTTCATAAGACGAAAAGGAAG ATCTTGGCAAAAGTGTTTAGCCGCGGGGCTTTGGAAACGTATCTGACGCGCCTCCAAGATGTTGTCAAGTCTGAAATTGCTAAATGGTGTGCAGAGGCCGGTTCTGTGGATGTTTATGCGGCAGCAAGGTCGCTTACATTTCGAATAGCTGTAACAGTCCTGCTCGGTCTGAGGCTTGAAGAGGACCGCATCATATACCTCTCTAAGATCTTTGATCAACTGATGAATAATCTATTCTCCTTGCCCATTGATGCGCCATTCAGCGGACTGCGTAAA GGTATCAAAGCTAGGGAAATACTCCATGCATCCATTGAGAAGATTATTGAGGAGAAGCTTCAGAAGCAGCATTCGGAGGAGTACTGCGACGCCTTTGACTACATGTTAAGCGCTGCCAAAGAAAATGATTATGAAATGACCCTGCAGGAACTTAAG GAGACTGCAGTGGAGTTGATTTTCGCTGCCCACTCTACAACAGCCAGCGCATCTACGTCCCTCATTCTTCAGCTGCTGAAACACCCTGATGTGGTGGAGAAAGCGAGGAAAGAACTTGTGATTGAGGGCCTAGGAGGGGAGAAGCACTCCAACAATGTAGCCCCCGAACACATAGAACCCAGCTGGAAGAGTATGTCAGCTGTGCCTCTGAACGATGCATCAACAGACCAAGGACAGAGGTGCCCAGAGGCTGAAAGATTACTAAATACTTCCAATGGCGTGCGTATTGGATACACCGTTGACAACGAGGCTTCTCGTGTCCAAGTCCCTTACTTGAGCTTGGAGAAGCTGACGCAGTTGCGTTATGTTGACTGCGTTGTGAAGGAAGTGCTCAGGTTTCTTCCACCCGTTTCTGGAGGATACAGAACGGTGCTTCAGACTTTTGAACTTAAT GGGTATCAGATTCCAAAGGGCTGGAGTGTAATGTATAgcatcagagacacacacgaGACTGCAGCCGTCTACCAAAGTCCAGAGCTTTTTGACCCAGACCGTTTCAACGCAGACCGTGACGAGAGCAAAAGCGGACGCTTCAATTACGTTCCTTTTGGTGGGGGCGTGCGGACATGTATTGGACGGGAGCtggctgtaatcattttgaaaACTCTGACTATTGAATTATTGGGAACGGCGGAATGGCGACTGGTCACAAAAAAATATCCCAGAATGCAAACAGTGCCAATTGTTCATCCGGTCAACGGTTTACATGTTAATTTCAGTTTCAGGAATTTCAGTGGATGTAACAGTCATAACCAGACAAGTTACATTTAA